A stretch of Lactuca sativa cultivar Salinas chromosome 6, Lsat_Salinas_v11, whole genome shotgun sequence DNA encodes these proteins:
- the LOC111890187 gene encoding histone H4, with amino-acid sequence MSGRGKGGKGLGKGGAKRHRKVLRDNIQGITKPAIRRLARRGGVKRISGLIYEETRGVLKIFLENVIRDAVTYTEHARRKTVTAMDVVYALKRQGRTLYGFGG; translated from the coding sequence ATGTCAGGAAGAGGAAAGGGAGGCAAGGGATTGGGAAAGGGAGGAGCCAAGCGACATCGTAAGGTTCTCCGGGACAACATCCAAGGCATCACCAAGCCGGCGATCCGCCGTCTGGCCAGACGGGGAGGTGTTAAGCGTATCAGTGGGTTAATCTACGAGGAAACCCGTGGAGTTTTGAAGATCTTTCTTGAAAACGTCATCCGCGACGCCGTCACGTACACCGAACATGCTCGCCGGAAAACTGTTACTGCCATGGATGTGGTATATGCTTTGAAGCGCCAAGGCCGTACTCTATACGGATTTGGTGGTTAA